A genomic stretch from Gracilinanus agilis isolate LMUSP501 unplaced genomic scaffold, AgileGrace unplaced_scaffold52478, whole genome shotgun sequence includes:
- the ZMAT2 gene encoding LOW QUALITY PROTEIN: zinc finger matrin-type protein 2 (The sequence of the model RefSeq protein was modified relative to this genomic sequence to represent the inferred CDS: substituted 1 base at 1 genomic stop codon), protein MASGSGTKNLDFCQKWDKDEYEKLTEKRLNEEREKKDGKPVQPVKQGLLRHWDYKVDLESKLGKTIVITKTTPXSEMGGYYCNVCDSVVKDSINFLDHINGKKHQWNLGISMRVKRSTLDQVKKRFEVNKKKMEEKQKDYNFEERMKELREEEEKAKAYKKEKQKEKKQRAEEDLTFEEDDEMAAVMGFSGFGSTKKSY, encoded by the coding sequence ATGGCTTCTGGCAGCGGGACTAAAAACCTGGACTTCTGCCAAAAGTGGGACAAAGATGAATATGAGAAACTCACAGAGAAACGACttaatgaagaaagagagaaaaaagatggaaaaccAGTGCAGCCTGTCAAGCAGGGGCTCTTGCGACATTGGGACTACAAAGTTGACTTGGAGTCCAAGCTGGGAAAGACCATTGTTATCACCAAGACCACCCCATAGTCTGAAATGGGAGGGTATTACTGCAATGTCTGTGACAGTGTAGTGAAAGACTCCATCAACTTCTTGGATCACATCAATGGCAAGAAACATCAATGGAATCTGGGCATATCTATGCGTGTGAAGCGTTCCACCTTGGATCAGGTGAAGAAACGCTTTGAAGTGAAcaaaaagaagatggaagaaaagcaaaaggactATAACTTTGAGGAGAGGATGAAGGAActcagagaggaggaagagaaagccaAAGCCTACAAGAAGGAGAAGcagaaggagaagaaacaaaGGGCAGAGGAGGACTTGACATTTGAAGAAGATGATGAGATGGCAGCTGTTATGGGCTTCTCTGGCTTTGGTTCCACCAAAAAGAGCTACTGA